From the Flavobacterium gyeonganense genome, the window TCACGACGGACAATTTGATGATTCGCGTTTGGCTATCAATCTTGCACAGACAGCTGTAGAAAAAGGTGCCTGTGTTATCAATTATATAAAGGTTGTTAATCTAATAAAAGATGATACGGAAACGGTTATTGGCGTACAGGCAATCGATCAGGAAACTGGAACTCAATACCACATAAAAGGTTCTGCCATCATAAATGCTACAGGCGTTTTTACAAATGCTATAATGAAGCTCAATGATAAAGTGTATAAAAAATATATCGTTCCGAGTCAGGGAATCCATTTGGTGTTTGATAAATCTTTCTTACCGGGCGGCCAAGCCTTAATGATTCCGAAAACAAAAGACGGAAGGGTTTTATTTGCAGTACCATGGCATAACCGCGTCGTGGTTGGGACCACAGATACTTTAATAAAAAGTCACAGTTTAGAACCTGTTGCGCTGGAAAGTGAGATTCAATTTGTTCTTGAAACAGCCCAACGTTTTTTAGCTAAAAAACCAACACGAGCAGATGTATTATCGGTTTTTGCAGGTTTACGTCCGTTGGCAGCACCTAAAGAAGAGGGCAAAAGTACCAAAGAGGTTTCCAGAAGCCATAAAATTCTGGTTTCTAAAACGGGATTAATCACGATTACCGGAGGAAAATGGACTACGTATAGAAAAATGGCTGAGGAAATTATTGACAAATCCATTAAAACAGGAAAATTACCTAAAAAAGATTGTGTTACTGAACATCTTTCCATCCACGGAAACAAACCCACCACTACTGCTGATCGGGAAAATCACCTTTACATTTATGGCTCAGATATTCCTAAAATAACCCAATTACAAAAAAGTGAACCTGAACTAAATGAAAAACTCCACCCCGACCACGAATTCACTATGGCAGAAGTGGTTTGGGCAATCCGTTATGAAATGGCCAGAAATGTCGATGATATTCTGGCAAGACGTGTCCGTTTATTATTCTTAGATGCGAGGGCGGCAATTGAGTCTTCAGAAAAAGCGGCACGATTAATTGCGAAAGAACTCGGATATGATGAAATCTGGATCGCTAAGGAAATTTCTAATTTTAAAGCAATTTCAAAAGGTTTTCTTTTATCAGAGTACCAACAAAATACATTAAAATAGCTATTTAATATCCCAAACTGCAAAAAGTTCATCTTACAAAAAACTAACAATCAATAATTTTACTTCGAGATAGCTTATCAATTTTAACTTTTAGTTAATTATCATAAAATCAGAATTTTAAAACATATAAATCACTAATTTTACCAGAATTAAAATTCCAAAACCTTTGTTGAATATTGAATTTTAAATACATTAACAAAAGATTAACAAAAACACTTGTATATACAACAGTTAAAAAGATATACATTTGTATATACAAATTATACACTTACAACTATGACAATTGAAGAGGTTATAAAAAGTACTGTTAAGATGGATAATGCGAAAAAAGTTATTCTGAATATCATGTATACGCAAAATGTAATTCTGGATCATTTCAACGAGTTGATAAAACCGTATGATTTGTCCGGAGAACAATATAATGTATTACGCATACTAAGAGGACAAAAAGGAAATCCTGCCAATATGTGTGTGATACAGGAGCGTATGCTTGCCAAAACAAGTAATACAACCCGATTGGTTGATAAACTGCTATTAAAAGAGTATGTAACCCGAAATGTCTGTCCGGACAATCGACGAAAAATAGAGGTTTCGATTACTCAGAAAGGATTAGACGTTTTAAAAGAATTAGATCCAAAAGTAGATGCCCATGAGCATGCATTTGCTTCCAATATAAGCCCTGAAGAATTAGAATTATTAAACCAATTATTAGAGAAATACAGAACCCAAGAAAATTAATATTATGAGTACATTATTAGACAATTTAAACTGGAGATATGCAACTAAAAAATTTGATGCAACCAAAAAAATCTCAGAATCAGATTTAAATACATTAAAAGAAGCTGTCAGATTAAGCGCTTCTTCATACGGATTACAGCCATTTAAAGTGGTTATTGTAGAAAATCCGGAATTAAGAGAAAAATTAAAAGCCGAAGCCTGGGGGCAAACTCAAATCACAGATGCTTCTCACCTTTTCATTTTTGCAAATGATGTATCTCTTGATGCAAATTCAGTTGATCAGTATATGAAAAACATCAGCGAAACCAGAGGTGTCCCGGTTGAAGCTTTAGAAGGATTCAGTGGTATG encodes:
- a CDS encoding glycerol-3-phosphate dehydrogenase/oxidase, with the translated sequence MIRSEQLSQLQNTEKWDIIIIGGGASGLGTALDAASRGYKTILLEAVDFAKGTSSRSTKLVHGGVRYLAQGDVHLVREALKERGLLSQNAGHLVKNQSFVIPNYNRWSGYFYTIGLKIYDLLAGSLSLGLSKYISKEKTIEMLPNVQQKGLVNGVIYHDGQFDDSRLAINLAQTAVEKGACVINYIKVVNLIKDDTETVIGVQAIDQETGTQYHIKGSAIINATGVFTNAIMKLNDKVYKKYIVPSQGIHLVFDKSFLPGGQALMIPKTKDGRVLFAVPWHNRVVVGTTDTLIKSHSLEPVALESEIQFVLETAQRFLAKKPTRADVLSVFAGLRPLAAPKEEGKSTKEVSRSHKILVSKTGLITITGGKWTTYRKMAEEIIDKSIKTGKLPKKDCVTEHLSIHGNKPTTTADRENHLYIYGSDIPKITQLQKSEPELNEKLHPDHEFTMAEVVWAIRYEMARNVDDILARRVRLLFLDARAAIESSEKAARLIAKELGYDEIWIAKEISNFKAISKGFLLSEYQQNTLK
- a CDS encoding MarR family winged helix-turn-helix transcriptional regulator gives rise to the protein MTIEEVIKSTVKMDNAKKVILNIMYTQNVILDHFNELIKPYDLSGEQYNVLRILRGQKGNPANMCVIQERMLAKTSNTTRLVDKLLLKEYVTRNVCPDNRRKIEVSITQKGLDVLKELDPKVDAHEHAFASNISPEELELLNQLLEKYRTQEN
- a CDS encoding NAD(P)H-dependent oxidoreductase → MSTLLDNLNWRYATKKFDATKKISESDLNTLKEAVRLSASSYGLQPFKVVIVENPELREKLKAEAWGQTQITDASHLFIFANDVSLDANSVDQYMKNISETRGVPVEALEGFSGMIKGQIAGLSNDAKNVWTAKQTYIALGTLLSAAAELKIDTTPMEGFSPAAFNEILGLDKLGLNAAVVATIGYRHDEDDAQHYKKVRKSQEELFITL